A genomic segment from Corylus avellana chromosome ca5, CavTom2PMs-1.0 encodes:
- the LOC132182793 gene encoding uncharacterized protein LOC132182793 yields MEEEKDAFYVVRKGDIIGIYKSLRDCQDQAGSSVCNPSISVYKGYCLPKEAEEYFASHGLKNATYSISAVDVREDLLGELVACPYQQPASSKLKAANKDSPPKRSQEVLHSHNIVAGSTSLLTNPQKKHFKSDSCNESHTISSSCSSCSLEFDGASKGNPGQAGAGAVLCAEDGSMVCRLSEGVGIATNNVAEYRAVILGLKHALKKGYKHIRVRGDSKLVCMQIQGLWKTKNQNMADLCKEAKELKDKFVSFQINHIVRVHAK; encoded by the exons atggaggaagagaaggaCGCGTTTTACGTTGTACGGAAGGGAGATATCATTGGCATTTACAAGAGTTTGAGGGATTGCCAAGATCAAGCTGGATCTTCC GTGTGCAATCCTTCAATAAGTGTGTATAAAGGATATTGTTTGCCTAAGGAGGCTGAGGAGTACTTTGCCTCACATGGGCTTAAAAATGCTACTTATTCTATCAGTGCTGTTGATGTGAGAGAAGATCTGTTAGGCGAACTTGTTGCTTGCCCTTATCAG cAACCAGCTTCTTCTAAACTAAAAGCAGCTAACAAGGATTCTCCTCCAAAGAGATCACAAGAAGTTCTTCATTCACATAACATT GTGGCTGGATCAACTTCTCTTTTGACAAATCCTCAGAAGAAACATTTCAAATCAGATAGTTGCAATGAAAGTCATACAATTTCTTCCAGTTGT AGTTCCTGTTCTCTGGAGTTTGATGGTGCTTCAAAAGGAAATCCTGGACAAGCTGGTGCAGGAGCTGTGCTGTGTGCTGAAGATGGAAGTATG GTCTGCCGATTGAGTGAAGGGGTGGGCATTGCAACAAATAATGTTGCTGAATATCGAGCTGTAATTTTAGGTTTGAAGCATGCCCTTAAGAAAGGATATAAACACATTCGCGTCCGGGGAGACTCTAAACTTGTTTGTATGCAg ATTCAGGGACTTTGGAAAACCAAAAACCAGAATATGGCTGACTTGTGTAAAGAGGCCAAGGAGCTCAAGGATAAGTTTGTGTCATTCCAGATCAATCATATTGTTAGGGTACATGCAAAATGA
- the LOC132181133 gene encoding uncharacterized protein LOC132181133, giving the protein MATITCSAPLIRIPPNHRTSVPGPSLSFPFRNLHLRTHGISNSFNHFTLEVNENKKKEQLLRIVARSVEEETPIIPEEQEAVQEEETSSSSSSEQQPVSVPVSPSDILTMFFQAEGTMNEAGIPNVTKALEETEGITNLKVQVVEGIASVQLTKQTTVQATAVASGLVETIQGSGFKLQTLNLSFEDEEGFLA; this is encoded by the exons ATGGCAACAATCACATGCTCGGCTCCCTTAATTCGCATCCCTCCTAATCACCGTACATCTGTTCCCGGTCCTTCTCTGAGTTTCCCGTTTCGAAACCTCCACCTCCGTACCCATGGCATTTCGAACTCCTTCAACCATTTCACGCTCGAAGTGAACGAGAATAAGAAGAAGGAGCAGCTTCTGAGAATCGTGGCGCGGTCAGTGGAAGAAGAAACCCCGATAATTCCAGAGGAACAAGAAGCAgtacaagaagaagaaacatcGTCGTCTTCTTCGTCGGAGCAACAGCCCGTTTCGGTGCCCGTTTCGCCCTCTGACATTCTTACCATGTTCTTTCAG gcAGAGGGAACAATGAACGAAGCAGGTATTCCTAATGTGACCAAAGCCTTGGAG gaAACAGAGGGTATTACTAATTTAAAGGTTCAAGTTGTTGAGGGTATTGCGAGTGTTCAG TTGACAAAACAAACAACAGTACAAGCTACAGCAGTGGCTTCCGGTTTGGTTGAGACCATACAAGGTTCAGGCTTCAAGCTGCAAACTTTGAATTTGAGTTTTGAAGATGAAGAGGGTTTCCTTGCCTAG
- the LOC132181013 gene encoding gibberellin-regulated protein 14-like has protein sequence MMAFKALLFLLTTLLAVSTRVSSNEQELNSKAISVIVPPPAPAPAKAPVKAPSLTPPSAPTFAPPPKAPALTPPPAPKAPALTPPPKAPALTPPPKSPALTPPPKSPALTPPPKSPALTPPPAPKAPALTPPPKAPALTPPPKSPALTPPPKSPALTPPPKSPALTPPPKAPALTPPPAPKAPTYAPPPMAPAPAPPVNPPAPVPPVKSPPAAPAPLPPVTSKKDCIPQCDRRCQLHSRKRVCMRACMTCCDRCKCVPPGTFGNREKCGKCYTDMTTHGNKYKCP, from the exons ATGATGGCTTTCAAAGCTTTGCTCTTTCTCCTCACCACTCTTCTTGCAGTGTCCACAAGA GTTTCATCTAATGAACAGGAACTCAACTCAAAG GCTATTTCTGTCATAGTCCCACCACCAGCACCAGCTCCTGCGAAAGCTCCAGTGAAGGCACCATCTCTTACTCCCCCAAGTGCACCCACTTTTGCACCTCCACCAAAGGCACCAGCTCTTACTCCTCCACCAGCACCAAAGGCACCAGCTCTTACTCCTCCACCAAAGGCACCAGCTCTTACTCCTCCACCAAAGTCGCCAGCTCTTACTCCTCCACCAAAGTCGCCAGCTCTTACTCCTCCACCAAAGTCGCCAGCTCTTACTCCTCCACCAGCACCAAAGGCCCCAGCTCTTACTCCTCCACCAAAGGCACCAGCTCTTACTCCTCCACCAAAGTCGCCAGCTCTTACTCCTCCACCAAAGTCGCCAGCTCTTACTCCTCCACCAAAGTCGCCAGCTCTTACTCCTCCACCAAAGGCACCAGCTCTTACTCCTCCACCAGCACCAAAGGCACCCACTTATGCACCTCCACCAATGGCACCTGCTCCGGCGCCTCCAGTTAATCCGCCTGCTCCGGTGCCCCCTGTCAAGTCACCCCCTGCTGCACCAGCACCACTGCCCCCAGTGACTTCAAAGAAGG ATTGCATTCCCCAATGTGATCGGAGATGCCAATTACATTCAAGGAAGAGAGTCTGCATGAGAGCTTGCATGACATGCTGTGACCGCTGCAAGTGCGTTCCACCAGGAACATTTGGTAACAGGGAGAAATGTGGCAAGTGCTACACCGATATGACCACTCACGGCAACAAATACAAGTGCCCTTGA